A region of Sesamum indicum cultivar Zhongzhi No. 13 linkage group LG7, S_indicum_v1.0, whole genome shotgun sequence DNA encodes the following proteins:
- the LOC105167165 gene encoding la-related protein 6B isoform X1 yields the protein MMDQAQAPEALTTSTSYTTRKLNAEAPEFVPRSSATAPPLHSVLQNVYARPPPFVSPLPPAYYGYENFYQQPPMQFYGYNSNPLSPAELAADRNNGSPAAVTKNGLSDAHLKILNQVEFYFSDINLATTDQLFRFMSKDPEGYVPISVVASFKKIKSAINGSAELSSILQSSKKLLVSEDGKMVKRRQPLTESDMEELQSRIIIAENLPEDHSHQNLMRIFSSVGSVKSIRTCPPQNSNNSASSAFKTGKGDAMHFNGKLHAFVEFESVELAEKAVIELTDEGNWRNGLKVHLLLKSVVKPTQGRGRKIGNEGHPIGRKDEATIPEVQCSEESYLEDSQLQSDSQFHEHQGRPFQQREDSGSSNVQRKGRNNIAGNGKAKAKSKGKGQGRGRPQHPVNGGIYPPPIEVSVSSEKPTTAKTSPVPRMPDGTKGFSMGRGKPVDLKLASVVAI from the exons ATGATGGATCAAGCGCAGGCTCCCGAAGCCCTAACCACATCTACTTCATACACCACTAGAAAGCTCAACGCCGAGGCCCCTGAATTCGTTCCTCGGTCATCCGCCACTGCTCCGCCGCTTCACTCGGTGTTGCAAAACGTTTACGCGAGGCCGCCTCCTTTTGTGTCGCCCTTGCCACCGGCTTACTACGGATACGAGAACTTCTACCAGCAACCTCCGATGCAGTTTTATGGTTACAATTCCAATCCACTGAGTCCTGCGGAGTTGGCCGCGGATCGTAACAATGGCAGCCCAGCTGCTGTGACGAAAAATGGGTTGTCGGATGCTCACCTGAAGATTCTCAATCAA GTGGAGTTTTATTTCAGTGATATAAACCTGGCTACAACTGATCAGCTGTTTAGATTTATGAGCAAAGATCCTGAAGGATATG TGCCAATTTCTGTTGTTGCATcattcaaaaaaatcaaaagtgctATTAATGGTAGTGCAGAGCTTTCCAGTATCCTGCAGAGCTCAAAAAAACTT TTGGTTAGTGAAGATGGAAAAATGGTTAAACGCCGACAGCCATTGACTGAATCAGATATGGAAGAGTTGCAA TCTCGTATTATTATTGCTGAAAATTTGCCCGAGGATCATTCTCACCAGAATCTCATGAGGATTTTTTCATCTGTTGGGAG TGTGAAGTCAATTCGCACCTGTCCCCCTCAGAATTCCAACAATAGTGCATCATCTGCATTTAAAACAGGAAAAGGAGATGCTATGCACTTCAATGGCAAG CTTCATGCATTTGTGGAGTTTGAATCTGTTGAACTAGCAGAGAAAGCG GTTATTGAACTAACAGATGAGGGCAATTGGAGGAATGGTCTGAAAGTTCATTTGCTGCTGAAGAGTGTA GTAAAACCAACTCAAGGGCGAGGGAGGAAAATTGGTAATGAAGGTCATCCTATTGGAAGGAAAGATGAGGCAACTATCCCTGAGGTGCAGTGTTCTGAGGAAAGTTACTTGGAAGATTCACAGCTGCAATCTGATTCCCAATTTCATGAGCATCAAGGAAGGCCATTTCAG CAGCGGGAAGATAGTGGAAGCAGTAATGTCCAGAGGAAAGGGCGTAATAATATTGCCGGCAATGGCAAGGCCAAGGCCAAGAGCAAGGGCAAGGGACAAGGACGAGGACGGCCTCAGCACCCGGTCAATGGAGGAATCTATCCACCACCCATAGAAGTCTCTGTGAGTAGTGAGAAGCCGACTACAGCAAAAACATCTCCCGTCCCACGCATGCCAGATGGCACCAAAGGCTTCTCAATGGGTCGAGGCAAGCCGGTGGATCTAAAACTTGCTTCAGTTGTTGCTATTTAG
- the LOC105167165 gene encoding la-related protein 6B isoform X2 → MMDQAQAPEALTTSTSYTTRKLNAEAPEFVPRSSATAPPLHSVLQNVYARPPPFVSPLPPAYYGYENFYQQPPMQFYGYNSNPLSPAELAADRNNGSPAAVTKNGLSDAHLKILNQVEFYFSDINLATTDQLFRFMSKDPEGYVPISVVASFKKIKSAINGSAELSSILQSSKKLLVSEDGKMVKRRQPLTESDMEELQSRIIIAENLPEDHSHQNLMRIFSSVGSVKSIRTCPPQNSNNSASSAFKTGKGDAMHFNGKLHAFVEFESVELAEKAVIELTDEGNWRNGLKVHLLLKSVVKPTQGRGRKIGNEGHPIGRKDEATIPEVQCSEESYLEDSQLQSDSQFHEHQGRPFQREDSGSSNVQRKGRNNIAGNGKAKAKSKGKGQGRGRPQHPVNGGIYPPPIEVSVSSEKPTTAKTSPVPRMPDGTKGFSMGRGKPVDLKLASVVAI, encoded by the exons ATGATGGATCAAGCGCAGGCTCCCGAAGCCCTAACCACATCTACTTCATACACCACTAGAAAGCTCAACGCCGAGGCCCCTGAATTCGTTCCTCGGTCATCCGCCACTGCTCCGCCGCTTCACTCGGTGTTGCAAAACGTTTACGCGAGGCCGCCTCCTTTTGTGTCGCCCTTGCCACCGGCTTACTACGGATACGAGAACTTCTACCAGCAACCTCCGATGCAGTTTTATGGTTACAATTCCAATCCACTGAGTCCTGCGGAGTTGGCCGCGGATCGTAACAATGGCAGCCCAGCTGCTGTGACGAAAAATGGGTTGTCGGATGCTCACCTGAAGATTCTCAATCAA GTGGAGTTTTATTTCAGTGATATAAACCTGGCTACAACTGATCAGCTGTTTAGATTTATGAGCAAAGATCCTGAAGGATATG TGCCAATTTCTGTTGTTGCATcattcaaaaaaatcaaaagtgctATTAATGGTAGTGCAGAGCTTTCCAGTATCCTGCAGAGCTCAAAAAAACTT TTGGTTAGTGAAGATGGAAAAATGGTTAAACGCCGACAGCCATTGACTGAATCAGATATGGAAGAGTTGCAA TCTCGTATTATTATTGCTGAAAATTTGCCCGAGGATCATTCTCACCAGAATCTCATGAGGATTTTTTCATCTGTTGGGAG TGTGAAGTCAATTCGCACCTGTCCCCCTCAGAATTCCAACAATAGTGCATCATCTGCATTTAAAACAGGAAAAGGAGATGCTATGCACTTCAATGGCAAG CTTCATGCATTTGTGGAGTTTGAATCTGTTGAACTAGCAGAGAAAGCG GTTATTGAACTAACAGATGAGGGCAATTGGAGGAATGGTCTGAAAGTTCATTTGCTGCTGAAGAGTGTA GTAAAACCAACTCAAGGGCGAGGGAGGAAAATTGGTAATGAAGGTCATCCTATTGGAAGGAAAGATGAGGCAACTATCCCTGAGGTGCAGTGTTCTGAGGAAAGTTACTTGGAAGATTCACAGCTGCAATCTGATTCCCAATTTCATGAGCATCAAGGAAGGCCATTTCAG CGGGAAGATAGTGGAAGCAGTAATGTCCAGAGGAAAGGGCGTAATAATATTGCCGGCAATGGCAAGGCCAAGGCCAAGAGCAAGGGCAAGGGACAAGGACGAGGACGGCCTCAGCACCCGGTCAATGGAGGAATCTATCCACCACCCATAGAAGTCTCTGTGAGTAGTGAGAAGCCGACTACAGCAAAAACATCTCCCGTCCCACGCATGCCAGATGGCACCAAAGGCTTCTCAATGGGTCGAGGCAAGCCGGTGGATCTAAAACTTGCTTCAGTTGTTGCTATTTAG
- the LOC105167165 gene encoding la-related protein 6B isoform X3, which translates to MMDQAQAPEALTTSTSYTTRKLNAEAPEFVPRSSATAPPLHSVLQNVYARPPPFVSPLPPAYYGYENFYQQPPMQFYGYNSNPLSPAELAADRNNGSPAAVTKNGLSDAHLKILNQVEFYFSDINLATTDQLFRFMSKDPEGYVPISVVASFKKIKSAINGSAELSSILQSSKKLLVSEDGKMVKRRQPLTESDMEELQSRIIIAENLPEDHSHQNLMRIFSSVGSVKSIRTCPPQNSNNSASSAFKTGKGDAMHFNGKVIELTDEGNWRNGLKVHLLLKSVVKPTQGRGRKIGNEGHPIGRKDEATIPEVQCSEESYLEDSQLQSDSQFHEHQGRPFQQREDSGSSNVQRKGRNNIAGNGKAKAKSKGKGQGRGRPQHPVNGGIYPPPIEVSVSSEKPTTAKTSPVPRMPDGTKGFSMGRGKPVDLKLASVVAI; encoded by the exons ATGATGGATCAAGCGCAGGCTCCCGAAGCCCTAACCACATCTACTTCATACACCACTAGAAAGCTCAACGCCGAGGCCCCTGAATTCGTTCCTCGGTCATCCGCCACTGCTCCGCCGCTTCACTCGGTGTTGCAAAACGTTTACGCGAGGCCGCCTCCTTTTGTGTCGCCCTTGCCACCGGCTTACTACGGATACGAGAACTTCTACCAGCAACCTCCGATGCAGTTTTATGGTTACAATTCCAATCCACTGAGTCCTGCGGAGTTGGCCGCGGATCGTAACAATGGCAGCCCAGCTGCTGTGACGAAAAATGGGTTGTCGGATGCTCACCTGAAGATTCTCAATCAA GTGGAGTTTTATTTCAGTGATATAAACCTGGCTACAACTGATCAGCTGTTTAGATTTATGAGCAAAGATCCTGAAGGATATG TGCCAATTTCTGTTGTTGCATcattcaaaaaaatcaaaagtgctATTAATGGTAGTGCAGAGCTTTCCAGTATCCTGCAGAGCTCAAAAAAACTT TTGGTTAGTGAAGATGGAAAAATGGTTAAACGCCGACAGCCATTGACTGAATCAGATATGGAAGAGTTGCAA TCTCGTATTATTATTGCTGAAAATTTGCCCGAGGATCATTCTCACCAGAATCTCATGAGGATTTTTTCATCTGTTGGGAG TGTGAAGTCAATTCGCACCTGTCCCCCTCAGAATTCCAACAATAGTGCATCATCTGCATTTAAAACAGGAAAAGGAGATGCTATGCACTTCAATGGCAAG GTTATTGAACTAACAGATGAGGGCAATTGGAGGAATGGTCTGAAAGTTCATTTGCTGCTGAAGAGTGTA GTAAAACCAACTCAAGGGCGAGGGAGGAAAATTGGTAATGAAGGTCATCCTATTGGAAGGAAAGATGAGGCAACTATCCCTGAGGTGCAGTGTTCTGAGGAAAGTTACTTGGAAGATTCACAGCTGCAATCTGATTCCCAATTTCATGAGCATCAAGGAAGGCCATTTCAG CAGCGGGAAGATAGTGGAAGCAGTAATGTCCAGAGGAAAGGGCGTAATAATATTGCCGGCAATGGCAAGGCCAAGGCCAAGAGCAAGGGCAAGGGACAAGGACGAGGACGGCCTCAGCACCCGGTCAATGGAGGAATCTATCCACCACCCATAGAAGTCTCTGTGAGTAGTGAGAAGCCGACTACAGCAAAAACATCTCCCGTCCCACGCATGCCAGATGGCACCAAAGGCTTCTCAATGGGTCGAGGCAAGCCGGTGGATCTAAAACTTGCTTCAGTTGTTGCTATTTAG